In Corynebacterium endometrii, one DNA window encodes the following:
- a CDS encoding penicillin-binding transpeptidase domain-containing protein: MKQTVAVVCIAGLSAGMLAACTPKPVAAEPVVEDFFTALEQRDSEAAQELVDSPTVAAEMLNSTFDGLQAEAVDFQLKSVEQQDNSAVAHYSVAWTLPRERHLTYDTSLNLSKAGDEWTVRWQPSLIHPDLGARQRLELRPVVAERASVVSSDGVALMTPGLQYRLLVDTGTESDLRGLAGRIASAVNEVRGDDATVPAIDALDLANSLEESRGTYSVGVYDDRMGPAIESILADAPGVRLNEEPALVTRDKGFATDIMSRVRTMVNDELEGSNGWRVAVVNENGAALRDVEFHDASPAPAIKVSIDYDVQRAAEEAVNLRADSKAMLVAIRPSSGEILAVAQTGEADKDGDVALNGQYPPGSTFKIITAAAGVQDQGLTSGSIVPCPGTMDIYGRVVTNYNGFSLGSVPLAQAFASSCNTTFADISTKLEQGQLKDIAKSFGLGIDYEIPGLTTVTGSVPEGESALDRTEAGYGQGYDLASPFGMALVSATVAAGRTPTPTLVDSHETKASEEAAPLEQATLDNVRSMMRQVVTSGTAAGMQANGEIYGKTGEAEINEGSHAWFTGYRDDDIAFATLVVLGGGSETSVSITDAFFQNLDRFRSEGSEAPVPPPEG; this comes from the coding sequence ATGAAGCAGACGGTGGCGGTTGTGTGCATAGCGGGTCTATCGGCCGGGATGTTGGCCGCGTGCACCCCTAAACCCGTGGCCGCGGAGCCAGTGGTGGAGGACTTCTTTACCGCGTTGGAACAACGCGATTCTGAGGCCGCACAGGAGCTTGTCGATTCACCTACCGTGGCGGCGGAGATGCTTAATTCCACCTTTGACGGTCTCCAAGCAGAGGCGGTGGATTTTCAGTTAAAGAGCGTCGAACAGCAAGACAATTCGGCGGTGGCTCATTATTCCGTCGCGTGGACCCTTCCGCGAGAGCGTCACTTGACCTATGACACGTCGCTAAACCTGTCTAAAGCGGGGGATGAGTGGACCGTCCGCTGGCAACCTTCTCTCATCCACCCGGATCTTGGCGCTAGGCAACGGCTCGAGCTTCGGCCCGTTGTTGCGGAACGCGCAAGCGTGGTCAGTTCTGATGGCGTGGCTTTGATGACCCCCGGCCTGCAGTATCGCCTCTTGGTCGATACGGGCACAGAATCTGACCTTCGCGGCTTGGCCGGACGCATCGCAAGCGCAGTCAATGAAGTTCGTGGGGACGATGCAACGGTGCCGGCAATTGACGCCCTGGATTTAGCCAATTCACTGGAGGAGTCCAGGGGCACTTACTCTGTCGGCGTTTACGATGACCGCATGGGCCCAGCCATCGAGAGCATTCTGGCCGATGCCCCCGGCGTGCGCCTCAATGAGGAACCGGCCCTGGTCACCCGAGATAAGGGCTTCGCCACGGATATCATGTCTCGAGTACGCACCATGGTCAACGATGAATTGGAGGGCAGTAACGGCTGGCGGGTCGCCGTAGTCAATGAGAACGGCGCCGCGCTGCGCGACGTGGAATTCCATGACGCTAGCCCGGCCCCTGCCATCAAGGTGAGCATCGATTATGACGTCCAGCGGGCCGCGGAGGAAGCAGTGAATCTGCGCGCGGACTCCAAGGCCATGCTGGTGGCCATCCGCCCATCTAGCGGCGAAATACTGGCCGTCGCCCAGACCGGTGAGGCGGATAAAGACGGTGATGTGGCGCTCAACGGTCAATACCCGCCGGGCTCCACCTTCAAGATCATTACCGCCGCCGCGGGGGTACAAGATCAGGGCCTCACCAGCGGATCAATCGTCCCATGCCCGGGCACGATGGACATCTATGGCCGTGTTGTCACCAACTACAACGGCTTTTCCTTGGGATCCGTGCCGCTCGCCCAGGCCTTTGCTAGTTCGTGCAACACCACCTTCGCGGATATCTCCACCAAGTTGGAGCAGGGGCAGCTTAAGGACATCGCTAAGTCGTTTGGCCTTGGTATCGACTACGAGATCCCGGGACTTACCACCGTGACCGGATCCGTCCCGGAAGGGGAATCCGCACTGGACCGCACCGAGGCCGGCTACGGCCAGGGTTACGACCTGGCTAGCCCCTTCGGCATGGCGCTGGTCTCGGCGACTGTGGCCGCCGGTAGGACCCCAACCCCAACCCTCGTCGACTCCCATGAGACTAAAGCCAGCGAAGAGGCCGCGCCGCTGGAACAGGCCACTTTAGATAACGTTCGCTCTATGATGCGCCAGGTGGTCACATCCGGTACCGCGGCGGGGATGCAGGCCAACGGCGAAATATACGGCAAGACCGGCGAGGCTGAAATCAATGAGGGCTCCCACGCCTGGTTTACCGGCTATCGCGATGATGATATAGCCTTCGCCACGCTCGTGGTCCTGGGCGGGGGATCAGAGACATCGGTATCCATTACTGACGCGTTCTTCCAGAACTTGGATCGTTTCCGTTCGGAGGGCTCAGAGGCCCCAGTACCGCCTCCCGAGGGCTAG
- a CDS encoding phosphatidate cytidylyltransferase, with amino-acid sequence MSNAQPGEKYSRRHLPKPKNDAGRNLPAAIGVGVGLGALVIGAVWVGPWAWYTVVSLAVAGGMWEVLSRLREHSFYIPRTLLVISGVAMVWLSRPFGSSGLVAVYVTSVLLLMFGRLFHNGRHRPPINYLRDMSVGIFVLTWIPLFGSFAAMLSLQSTPVASGSAAIVTFMLCVVASDSGGYIAGVMFGSHPMAPAVSPKKSWEGFAGSIVFGVVTGALLVQFLLNQDWWVGALMGLGLVFCATLGDLVESQFKRELGIKDMSNILPGHGGIMDRLDGMLPSAMVTWVAMSFLATNVVG; translated from the coding sequence GTGAGTAATGCTCAGCCAGGGGAGAAGTATTCCCGCAGGCATTTGCCGAAGCCTAAAAATGACGCTGGCCGCAATTTGCCAGCGGCCATCGGCGTCGGCGTGGGCCTTGGTGCGCTGGTCATTGGCGCGGTGTGGGTTGGTCCATGGGCTTGGTACACCGTGGTGTCTTTGGCCGTCGCGGGCGGCATGTGGGAAGTCCTGTCGCGTTTGCGGGAGCATTCCTTCTACATTCCCCGCACGCTATTGGTGATCTCCGGCGTGGCTATGGTCTGGCTTTCCCGGCCCTTCGGATCCTCGGGCCTGGTAGCGGTCTACGTGACCTCGGTACTGCTGTTGATGTTTGGGCGCCTGTTCCACAACGGCCGGCACCGTCCACCGATTAACTATCTGCGGGACATGTCAGTGGGGATCTTTGTCCTGACGTGGATTCCGCTTTTCGGATCGTTTGCGGCGATGCTGTCCCTGCAGTCCACGCCGGTAGCTTCCGGTTCGGCGGCGATTGTGACCTTTATGCTGTGCGTGGTGGCTTCAGACTCGGGCGGTTACATCGCGGGCGTGATGTTTGGTTCCCACCCTATGGCGCCCGCCGTGAGCCCAAAGAAGTCTTGGGAAGGTTTTGCCGGTTCCATAGTCTTCGGTGTGGTCACCGGTGCCTTACTTGTGCAGTTCTTGCTCAATCAGGACTGGTGGGTTGGCGCGCTGATGGGTCTAGGCTTGGTATTCTGCGCCACCCTGGGGGATCTGGTCGAATCCCAATTCAAGCGTGAGTTAGGAATCAAGGATATGTCTAATATCCTGCCCGGTCATGGCGGAATCATGGACCGGCTCGATGGCATGCTGCCCTCAGCCATGGTTACGTGGGTAGCCATGTCCTTTTTGGCGACTAACGTCGTTGGGTAG
- a CDS encoding LapA family protein: MTNPNYDPNAIPANSGYAADPETAQAPAPASRDQVEYAEPKKAPKDAGKAKGSFAASTWAALIVGFLLLILLIVFILQNMHEVELNFISWTVQFPAGIAFLIFAVAGALIMALVGGWRMFELRRQMKKQAKLYG, translated from the coding sequence ATGACTAACCCAAACTATGACCCTAACGCTATTCCAGCGAATAGCGGTTACGCGGCGGATCCAGAGACCGCTCAGGCTCCGGCACCTGCTTCACGAGACCAAGTTGAATACGCAGAGCCAAAGAAGGCCCCGAAGGATGCAGGAAAGGCTAAGGGCTCCTTCGCCGCTAGCACCTGGGCCGCTCTCATCGTGGGCTTCCTGCTTCTCATCCTGCTCATTGTCTTCATCCTGCAGAACATGCATGAGGTGGAATTGAACTTCATTTCGTGGACCGTCCAGTTCCCTGCAGGCATTGCATTCCTCATCTTCGCTGTAGCCGGTGCGCTGATCATGGCCCTGGTTGGCGGTTGGCGTATGTTCGAGCTTCGTCGCCAGATGAAAAAGCAGGCCAAGCTCTACGGCTAA
- the map gene encoding type I methionyl aminopeptidase: MSNRGKLTPGKPTPVRTVPESIERPEYVWKDSVQENMGEPFIQTPETIEAMREASKIAANALKVAGAAVAPGVTTDEIDRIAHEYMCDHGAYPSTLGYLSFPKSCCVSLNEIICHGIPDSTVIQDGDIVNIDVTAYKNGVHGDTNATFLAGEVSEEHRLLVERTKEATMRGIKAAKPGREINVIGRVIESYANRFGYNVVRDFTGHGVGPTFHNGLVVLHYDSTAYRNILEPGMTLTIEPMINLGSLDYEIWSDDWTVQNTDGKFTAQFEHTIVITEDGNEILTIPDED; this comes from the coding sequence ATGAGTAATCGTGGAAAGCTAACCCCCGGCAAGCCAACCCCTGTGCGCACCGTACCGGAGAGCATCGAGCGTCCTGAGTATGTATGGAAAGACAGCGTTCAAGAGAACATGGGTGAGCCATTCATCCAGACTCCCGAAACCATTGAGGCAATGCGTGAGGCGTCAAAAATTGCCGCTAATGCCCTTAAAGTTGCTGGAGCTGCGGTGGCCCCTGGCGTCACGACTGATGAGATTGACCGTATCGCCCATGAGTACATGTGCGATCACGGCGCTTACCCCTCGACCTTGGGATACCTGAGCTTCCCAAAGTCCTGCTGCGTCTCCCTCAATGAGATTATCTGCCACGGTATTCCTGATTCCACCGTGATTCAGGATGGCGACATCGTGAACATTGATGTCACCGCCTACAAGAACGGGGTTCACGGGGATACCAATGCCACCTTCCTGGCGGGCGAGGTTTCCGAGGAACATCGTTTGCTGGTGGAGAGGACTAAGGAAGCCACCATGCGCGGCATCAAGGCGGCAAAGCCGGGCCGCGAAATCAACGTCATTGGCCGCGTGATCGAGTCTTACGCCAATCGCTTTGGATATAACGTAGTTCGCGATTTTACTGGCCACGGTGTGGGCCCTACCTTCCACAACGGCCTGGTAGTGCTGCACTATGATTCCACCGCGTATCGCAACATCCTCGAGCCAGGCATGACCCTGACCATCGAGCCGATGATCAACCTGGGATCCCTGGATTATGAAATCTGGTCCGACGACTGGACCGTGCAGAATACCGACGGCAAGTTCACCGCCCAGTTCGAGCACACCATCGTCATCACCGAGGATGGCAACGAGATCTTGACCATCCCTGACGAGGACTAA
- a CDS encoding DUF2631 domain-containing protein, producing MSTHKKPAPQIYDGVSTSDVPSAGFGWSRTPFIGTQVAGWVSVFVLLMYNFGNHRGHVETIWLLVLAAVIALGLVLHMLQPKLNQVRTVTARNQPVGHVEMDYMYDQATVSGRYAELTDGQLRALNIDPARVAHLRTNQDAISQ from the coding sequence GTGTCTACCCACAAGAAGCCCGCACCTCAGATTTATGACGGCGTTTCTACCTCGGATGTTCCATCCGCAGGCTTCGGTTGGTCCCGCACCCCGTTCATCGGCACTCAGGTTGCCGGTTGGGTGTCCGTATTCGTCCTGCTGATGTACAACTTCGGTAACCACCGCGGCCACGTGGAGACCATCTGGCTGCTGGTACTGGCGGCCGTAATTGCCCTTGGCCTTGTCCTTCACATGCTGCAGCCAAAACTGAACCAGGTACGCACCGTTACCGCCCGCAACCAGCCTGTTGGCCACGTTGAGATGGACTACATGTATGACCAGGCCACCGTCTCCGGCCGCTACGCCGAGCTGACCGATGGCCAGCTGCGCGCCCTGAATATCGATCCTGCTCGTGTTGCTCACCTTCGCACCAACCAGGACGCTATCTCCCAGTAG
- a CDS encoding M50 family metallopeptidase, translated as MANALGIFLFALGIGLTVALHEAGHMVTARAFGMRVRRFFVGFGPTVASFRKGNTEYGFAALPLGGFCDIAGMTSLDDTLTPEEERHAMYKKPWWQRIIVLLGGIMVNLLLGFVILFVVAQTAGIPNPNADVRARVAEVTCSADQRADGALEACDGLGPAGRAGIQPGDVIVALNGELVTDFVDLRNKVIELPGDEVTVTIERGGDQRDVMVELDAVTRYGNSGEAFEAGSIGLVSEPVNTVEKHNFFGAIPATWNYTVYMLDATVEGLKAFPAKIPGVVASIFGAERDVEGPMSVVGASRVGGELVERSLWDMFFMMLATLNFFLALFNLIPLPPFDGGHIAVVLYEKIRDGLRALMGKEPLGAADYTKLMPLTYVIWGSLFVVGFLIIIADVVNPIRLFG; from the coding sequence ATGGCCAACGCTTTAGGCATATTCTTATTTGCCCTTGGAATCGGTCTCACAGTAGCCCTGCACGAGGCCGGGCACATGGTAACCGCTCGCGCGTTCGGCATGCGCGTGCGGCGATTCTTCGTTGGTTTCGGCCCCACGGTCGCGTCCTTCCGCAAGGGCAATACGGAATATGGTTTCGCCGCTCTTCCGCTCGGCGGTTTCTGTGACATTGCCGGCATGACCTCGCTGGATGACACGCTTACTCCGGAGGAGGAGCGGCACGCGATGTATAAGAAGCCGTGGTGGCAGCGCATCATCGTGTTGCTAGGCGGCATCATGGTCAACCTGCTGCTCGGCTTTGTCATTTTGTTCGTGGTGGCCCAGACCGCGGGCATTCCCAACCCCAACGCGGACGTTCGGGCCCGGGTTGCTGAGGTCACCTGTTCGGCGGACCAGCGAGCGGATGGGGCCCTCGAGGCGTGCGATGGTTTAGGCCCAGCGGGCCGTGCCGGTATCCAGCCGGGGGATGTGATCGTGGCGCTCAATGGTGAGCTGGTCACCGACTTTGTCGACCTGCGCAACAAGGTCATCGAGCTGCCGGGTGACGAGGTGACCGTAACCATCGAGCGCGGCGGCGACCAGAGGGATGTCATGGTTGAGCTCGATGCGGTAACCCGTTACGGCAACTCCGGTGAGGCTTTCGAGGCCGGTTCCATCGGGTTAGTCAGCGAGCCGGTGAACACGGTCGAAAAGCACAATTTCTTCGGTGCAATCCCGGCAACCTGGAATTACACCGTCTACATGCTTGACGCCACGGTTGAGGGCCTGAAGGCCTTTCCCGCGAAGATTCCCGGCGTGGTGGCCTCTATCTTTGGCGCCGAGCGTGACGTAGAGGGCCCAATGTCCGTTGTAGGCGCATCGCGGGTGGGCGGCGAGTTGGTGGAACGTAGCCTGTGGGACATGTTCTTCATGATGCTGGCTACACTGAACTTCTTCCTTGCGTTGTTCAATCTCATTCCACTCCCGCCTTTTGATGGCGGTCACATAGCGGTGGTCCTATATGAAAAAATCCGCGACGGCCTCCGGGCTCTTATGGGCAAGGAACCGCTGGGTGCGGCCGATTATACGAAGCTCATGCCATTGACCTATGTCATCTGGGGCTCGCTCTTCGTAGTGGGATTCCTAATCATCATCGCGGATGTGGTCAATCCAATCCGTCTGTTCGGCTAG
- the frr gene encoding ribosome recycling factor, translating to MIDEIQLDAETHMTQTVEHTREQLTTIRTGRANPAMFNGVVAEYYGAPTPITQMATISVPEPRMLLIKPYEQSMMGEIENAIRNSDLGVNPTNDGQVLRVTIPQLTEERRRELVKVAKSKGEDGKIAIRNVRRKAMDQFKKMQKDGDAGEDEIQAAEKEMEKITHGYVEQIDALVANKESELMEV from the coding sequence ATGATTGATGAGATTCAGCTCGACGCCGAAACCCACATGACCCAGACTGTGGAGCATACTCGTGAACAGCTGACCACCATCCGTACCGGACGCGCTAACCCGGCTATGTTCAACGGCGTTGTAGCGGAATACTACGGTGCCCCGACCCCGATTACCCAGATGGCTACCATCTCCGTTCCGGAGCCCCGCATGCTGCTGATTAAGCCTTACGAGCAGTCCATGATGGGTGAGATTGAAAACGCTATCCGCAACTCTGACCTCGGCGTAAACCCAACCAACGACGGTCAGGTCCTGCGCGTAACTATCCCTCAGCTGACTGAGGAACGCCGCCGTGAACTGGTGAAGGTCGCAAAGTCGAAGGGGGAGGACGGCAAGATCGCCATCCGTAACGTGCGCCGCAAGGCCATGGACCAGTTCAAGAAGATGCAGAAGGACGGCGACGCTGGCGAGGACGAGATCCAGGCGGCTGAGAAGGAAATGGAGAAGATCACCCACGGTTACGTCGAGCAGATTGATGCACTCGTGGCCAACAAGGAATCCGAGTTGATGGAGGTTTAA
- the dxr gene encoding 1-deoxy-D-xylulose-5-phosphate reductoisomerase: MGVTVKRILILGSTGSIGTQALEVIADNPDKFQVVGIAAGGSNPHLVIEQARAFNLSADHVAVAGKEAARQVSEALGGTVIDGPDSAERLTRSVRADTVLNALVGSMGLKATLATLEQGEILALANKESLVAGGHIVTKLAEPGQIVPVDSEHSAMAQCLRSGDEGMRELHKLVLTASGGPFRGWTREQMRDVTPEQAAKHPTWSMGQMNTLNSATLVNKGLELIEATLLFDIEPERIDVTVHPQSIIHSMATFVDGCTIAQASPPSMKLPISLALNWPHRVADAQPALDFSETLDWHFEPLDDEAFPAVRLARESVAAGGTTPAVYNAANEEAAAAFLAGRIRFPEIVDVVGKVLSTSSEFAGVPSSVDDVLEVELEARRRANALIDKIAH; encoded by the coding sequence ATAGGCGTGACTGTAAAGCGAATTCTCATTCTTGGTTCAACTGGCTCCATCGGTACCCAGGCGCTGGAGGTGATCGCGGATAATCCTGATAAATTCCAGGTCGTAGGCATAGCCGCGGGAGGTTCCAACCCGCATCTCGTGATCGAGCAAGCGCGAGCCTTCAACCTTTCGGCTGACCACGTAGCGGTAGCGGGGAAGGAGGCCGCTCGGCAGGTCTCGGAAGCTCTGGGCGGAACCGTGATTGACGGGCCTGACTCCGCCGAGCGCCTGACCCGTTCGGTTCGCGCTGACACGGTGCTTAATGCGTTGGTGGGCTCCATGGGGCTTAAGGCGACCCTGGCCACGCTTGAGCAGGGTGAAATCCTGGCCTTGGCGAACAAGGAATCGCTCGTCGCGGGTGGGCACATCGTAACCAAACTGGCAGAACCTGGCCAGATTGTGCCCGTGGACTCCGAGCATTCCGCCATGGCCCAGTGCCTGCGATCCGGGGATGAGGGGATGCGAGAGCTGCATAAACTTGTGTTAACGGCCTCCGGCGGCCCCTTCCGTGGCTGGACCCGCGAGCAGATGAGGGACGTGACCCCAGAGCAGGCGGCCAAGCACCCAACCTGGTCGATGGGTCAGATGAATACGCTCAACTCCGCGACGCTGGTCAACAAGGGCCTCGAGCTCATTGAAGCCACATTGCTGTTCGATATCGAGCCGGAGCGCATTGATGTCACTGTGCACCCTCAGTCAATAATCCACTCCATGGCTACGTTCGTAGATGGCTGCACAATAGCGCAGGCCTCGCCGCCGTCCATGAAGCTCCCCATCTCCTTGGCATTGAATTGGCCGCACCGCGTGGCCGATGCTCAGCCGGCACTGGATTTTTCTGAAACCCTTGATTGGCATTTTGAGCCGCTTGACGATGAGGCCTTCCCGGCGGTACGCCTAGCGCGTGAGTCCGTAGCCGCCGGAGGTACCACCCCAGCCGTGTATAACGCGGCTAACGAGGAGGCGGCGGCAGCCTTTTTGGCCGGTCGCATCCGCTTCCCAGAGATCGTTGATGTAGTAGGCAAGGTCTTATCTACATCCTCCGAGTTTGCTGGTGTACCCTCAAGCGTCGATGATGTACTCGAGGTTGAACTCGAGGCCCGCAGGCGCGCTAACGCGTTGATAGACAAGATTGCTCACTAA
- the pyrH gene encoding UMP kinase — protein MLKLGGEMFGGGKVGIDPDVVENVARQIAEVARSGTEIAVVIGGGNFFRGAELSQRGMDRARSDYMGMLGTVMNSLALQDFLKQQGVDCRVQTAINMAQVSEPYLPLRAARHLEKGRVVIFGAGMGMPYFSTDTTAAQRALEIGAEVLFLAKAVDGVYSDDPRTNPEAELYDEITPREVIEKGLKVADATAFSLCMDNDMPILVFNLLTDGNIARAVNGEQIGTLVQS, from the coding sequence ATGCTCAAGCTTGGTGGTGAAATGTTCGGCGGCGGCAAGGTTGGCATCGACCCGGATGTCGTGGAAAACGTGGCCCGTCAGATCGCTGAAGTCGCTCGCTCCGGCACCGAGATTGCGGTAGTTATCGGCGGCGGTAACTTCTTCCGTGGCGCGGAATTGTCCCAGCGTGGCATGGACCGCGCGCGCTCCGATTACATGGGCATGCTCGGTACCGTGATGAATTCCCTGGCGCTGCAGGACTTCCTGAAGCAGCAGGGGGTTGACTGCCGCGTCCAAACCGCCATCAACATGGCTCAGGTCTCCGAGCCTTACCTCCCATTGCGCGCCGCCCGCCACCTCGAAAAGGGCCGCGTGGTCATCTTCGGCGCCGGCATGGGTATGCCTTACTTCTCCACTGATACCACCGCCGCCCAGCGTGCCCTGGAAATCGGCGCGGAGGTGTTGTTCCTGGCAAAGGCGGTAGATGGCGTGTATTCCGATGATCCTCGGACCAACCCTGAGGCCGAGCTTTACGATGAGATTACCCCGCGTGAGGTAATCGAAAAGGGATTGAAGGTTGCTGACGCCACGGCGTTTAGCCTGTGCATGGACAACGACATGCCAATCCTGGTCTTTAATCTGCTGACTGACGGAAACATTGCCCGCGCCGTCAACGGCGAGCAGATCGGCACGCTCGTCCAGTCCTAA
- the rlmN gene encoding 23S rRNA (adenine(2503)-C(2))-methyltransferase RlmN, translating to MATPVKLDFSSPRRGLPPKHFADLSQEERVEALKEIGLPKFRANQLAKHYYVHHTDNVEEMTDIPAAQRAEVQEKLFPKLMTPIKFYETDDGETTKSLWKLHDGTLLESVLMRYPGRATLCISSQAGCGMACPFCATGQGGLDRNLSTAEIVEQVRNASAVMDAEGGRLSNIVFMGMGEPLANYKRVVSAVRQITAPEPLGFGMSMRNVTVSTVGIAPAIRKLADEELSCTLAVSLHTPDDELRDTLVPVNNRWSVEEVLEAAAYYVEKTSRRVSIEYALIRDKNDQDFRADMLGQKLHRALGSKVHVNVIPLNPTPGSEWDAAPKARQDEFVRRVQAQGVPCTVRDTKGQEIAAACGQLAAEERD from the coding sequence ATGGCCACTCCAGTAAAACTCGATTTTTCCTCACCACGCCGCGGTCTACCGCCCAAGCACTTTGCCGATCTTTCCCAAGAAGAGCGCGTCGAGGCGCTCAAAGAAATTGGCCTTCCCAAGTTCCGCGCCAACCAGTTGGCGAAGCATTACTACGTGCACCACACTGACAACGTGGAGGAGATGACTGACATCCCCGCGGCACAACGCGCGGAGGTGCAGGAAAAGCTGTTCCCCAAGCTCATGACGCCCATCAAGTTTTATGAGACTGACGATGGCGAAACCACTAAGTCGCTGTGGAAGTTGCACGATGGCACGCTTCTAGAGTCCGTTCTGATGCGTTACCCAGGCCGGGCCACACTGTGCATTTCATCCCAGGCCGGCTGCGGTATGGCTTGCCCATTCTGCGCCACCGGCCAGGGAGGCCTAGACCGGAACCTGTCCACCGCCGAGATCGTGGAGCAGGTACGCAACGCTTCCGCGGTCATGGATGCGGAGGGCGGCCGCCTGTCCAATATTGTCTTCATGGGAATGGGCGAGCCGCTGGCCAATTACAAGCGCGTGGTTTCCGCGGTGCGCCAAATCACGGCACCGGAGCCGCTCGGCTTTGGTATGTCCATGCGTAATGTGACGGTCTCCACCGTGGGAATCGCACCGGCTATCCGCAAACTCGCCGATGAGGAGCTGTCCTGCACGCTCGCTGTCTCGCTTCACACGCCGGACGACGAGCTCCGTGACACCCTTGTACCCGTCAATAACCGGTGGTCCGTTGAGGAGGTGCTGGAGGCTGCGGCCTACTACGTGGAGAAGACGTCCCGCCGCGTCTCTATTGAATACGCGCTGATCCGTGACAAAAATGACCAGGATTTCCGCGCGGACATGCTGGGGCAAAAGCTCCACCGAGCATTGGGCTCCAAGGTTCATGTCAACGTGATTCCGCTAAACCCCACTCCAGGTTCCGAATGGGATGCCGCGCCTAAGGCTCGTCAGGACGAATTTGTGCGCCGCGTCCAGGCCCAAGGCGTGCCCTGCACGGTCCGCGATACGAAGGGACAAGAAATCGCCGCGGCGTGTGGCCAGCTTGCGGCCGAAGAGCGCGACTAA
- the ispG gene encoding flavodoxin-dependent (E)-4-hydroxy-3-methylbut-2-enyl-diphosphate synthase has protein sequence MSTPIGLGIPDAPLPTLAPRRKTRQLMVGNVGVGSDYPISVQSMTTTKTNDINATLQQIAQLTASGCDIVRVACPKTIDAEALPAIAKKSPIPVIADIHFQPKYIFAAIDAGCAAVRVNPGNIKEFDGRVKEVAKAAGDAGIPIRIGVNAGSLDKRIMDKYGKATPEALVESALWEAGLFEEHGYGDIAISVKHNDPVIMVEAYRQLAEQSDYPLHLGVTEAGPKFQGTIKSAVAFGSLLADGIGDTIRVSLSADPVEEIKVGDQILQSLNLRPRKLEIVSCPSCGRAQVDVYKLAEEVTAGLEGMEFPLRVAVMGCVVNGPGEARDADLGVASGNGKGQIFVKGEVVKTVPESKIVETLIEEAMRIADEQGLEAVEGAKADVRVTR, from the coding sequence ATGTCCACTCCAATTGGACTTGGTATCCCAGACGCGCCACTTCCCACCTTGGCGCCACGCCGCAAGACCCGCCAGCTGATGGTCGGAAACGTCGGTGTGGGCTCTGACTACCCGATTTCGGTGCAGTCCATGACCACCACTAAGACCAATGACATCAACGCAACCCTCCAGCAGATCGCCCAACTCACTGCCTCCGGTTGCGACATTGTCCGCGTGGCATGCCCAAAGACCATCGACGCCGAGGCGCTTCCGGCGATCGCGAAGAAGTCCCCAATCCCGGTGATTGCGGATATTCACTTCCAGCCTAAGTACATCTTCGCCGCGATTGACGCGGGGTGCGCCGCGGTTCGAGTTAACCCAGGCAATATCAAGGAATTTGACGGCCGCGTCAAGGAAGTGGCCAAGGCGGCCGGCGATGCCGGTATCCCTATCCGTATCGGCGTTAATGCGGGATCCTTGGATAAGCGCATTATGGATAAGTACGGGAAGGCCACCCCAGAGGCCTTGGTTGAGTCAGCACTGTGGGAAGCTGGACTGTTTGAGGAACACGGCTATGGGGACATCGCTATCTCCGTCAAGCACAACGACCCAGTCATTATGGTTGAGGCGTACCGCCAGCTGGCCGAGCAGTCTGATTACCCTTTGCACTTGGGCGTGACCGAGGCTGGCCCTAAGTTCCAGGGCACTATCAAGTCCGCGGTGGCGTTTGGATCCCTGCTTGCCGACGGAATCGGGGATACCATCCGTGTCTCACTTTCGGCTGACCCGGTGGAAGAAATCAAGGTCGGCGACCAGATCCTTCAGTCCTTGAACTTGCGCCCACGCAAGCTGGAGATCGTGTCCTGCCCATCCTGCGGCCGTGCCCAGGTTGACGTATACAAGCTGGCTGAGGAAGTCACCGCCGGTTTGGAGGGGATGGAATTCCCGCTGCGCGTCGCCGTTATGGGCTGTGTCGTTAACGGGCCTGGCGAGGCCCGTGACGCGGACCTGGGCGTTGCCTCCGGCAACGGTAAGGGCCAGATCTTCGTCAAGGGAGAAGTTGTCAAGACCGTGCCTGAGTCCAAGATCGTTGAGACCCTCATCGAAGAGGCGATGCGCATCGCCGACGAACAGGGCCTTGAGGCCGTGGAGGGTGCAAAGGCTGACGTCCGCGTCACCAGGTAA